The following are encoded in a window of Shewanella psychrotolerans genomic DNA:
- a CDS encoding type III PLP-dependent enzyme, translated as MSQFQAIDVNEYYDQATFDRIKSFAQDKPTPFVVIDTKIIAKQYDDMVHNFPYASIYYAVKANPAREVLSLLRDKGANFDIASIYELDMVTNIGVTTDRVSYGNTIKKRKDVRAFFERGVRMFASDSEADLRMLAEEAPGARVYVRILTEGTHTADWPLSRKFGCQNEMAYELLVLAKELGLVPYGISFHVGSQQRDIGAWDSAIAKVKSIFERLREEHGITLKMINLGGGFPANYLDKTNALAMYAEQITHFLKEDFGDELPEIILEPGRSLLSNAGILVSEVVLISKKSHTALERWVFTDVGKFSGLIETMDEAIKFPIYTERQGELDKCVIAGPTCDSADIMYEHYSYGLPEDLAIGDRMYWLTAGAYTTTYSAVCFNGFPPLKDYYL; from the coding sequence ATGAGCCAATTTCAAGCGATTGATGTTAATGAGTATTATGACCAAGCTACCTTTGACCGTATCAAGTCATTTGCTCAGGACAAACCGACACCTTTCGTCGTAATTGACACTAAAATCATTGCGAAACAATACGATGACATGGTGCATAACTTCCCTTACGCCAGTATCTACTATGCCGTTAAGGCGAATCCTGCCAGAGAAGTATTGTCTTTGTTACGTGACAAAGGGGCAAACTTCGATATCGCCTCTATTTATGAGCTTGATATGGTCACCAATATTGGCGTGACCACCGATAGAGTCAGTTACGGAAATACCATCAAAAAACGTAAAGATGTGCGCGCGTTTTTTGAAAGGGGCGTGCGTATGTTTGCCTCTGATTCAGAAGCTGATCTGCGCATGTTAGCTGAAGAAGCGCCAGGTGCCCGTGTTTATGTGCGTATCTTAACCGAAGGCACTCATACCGCAGATTGGCCACTATCACGTAAATTTGGTTGCCAAAATGAGATGGCATACGAACTCTTGGTGTTGGCTAAAGAGTTAGGTCTCGTTCCCTATGGCATCTCTTTCCATGTTGGTTCACAACAGCGTGATATCGGCGCGTGGGATTCGGCCATTGCTAAGGTGAAAAGCATCTTCGAGCGTCTACGTGAAGAGCATGGCATCACGCTGAAGATGATTAACCTTGGTGGGGGATTCCCAGCTAATTATCTCGATAAAACCAATGCACTTGCTATGTATGCAGAGCAGATCACTCATTTTTTAAAAGAGGATTTTGGTGATGAACTGCCCGAGATCATTTTAGAGCCAGGGCGTTCTCTATTATCTAATGCGGGTATCTTAGTATCCGAAGTGGTGTTAATTAGTAAGAAGTCCCATACGGCGCTAGAGCGTTGGGTGTTTACCGACGTGGGTAAATTTTCTGGTCTGATTGAAACCATGGATGAGGCGATTAAATTTCCGATCTATACCGAGCGTCAAGGTGAATTGGATAAGTGCGTTATTGCTGGACCGACGTGTGATAGTGCCGACATCATGTATGAGCATTATAGCTATGGATTACCTGAGGATTTGGCGATAGGTGACCGTATGTATTGGTTGACCGCGGGGGCTTACACAACCACTTATTCAGCAGTATGCTTTAATGGTTTTCCACCGTTAAAAGATTATTATTTATAG